In the genome of Ziziphus jujuba cultivar Dongzao chromosome 10, ASM3175591v1, the window CAAACCCTTTTTTGTCTTCAAATATGAAATTCATTAGGTTGTTTTCCATTTTTGCTGATTGTGGGTAGGGTTTAATACTTTTTGTTCAGTCAGGAGCAATTTTTAGTTTGTTTCCTGAAACATGTTTTGTGAGTTATAAAAGATTGAAAAAGATTGGTGGTACTTTATGCAAATCCTAGCTCGTTACTTCTTCTTTCTGGAATGATTTGTGTTTGGGTATGATGGAATTACTTTGTTCATCTGATTGTTTATTTTGGTGTAAAATAACGTAAAACGGTAAATTTTATGACTCTGTTTAATggggaattttttattttagctgATTAATGTAAAACGAAGTCGCTGTCTTTTGATTACCGATTTTTAGCATCGTCTAGTTGCTTGATTGTGATGGATGGGGATCGTTTATTTTGAAGTTTTTCACAGCATAACAGTTTGTCTCAAAGTTCATTTTTTACAGTGGGCGAGTGAGTTGGTGTTCGCTTTTGGATGTGATTACCTTAATTTGAAATCCACTATTGATGCACTCACAgacatgaaaagaaaatatatttcttatttGGAGATTAAATTGCTTACTTTTGGAGtactggttttttatttttttatttttttcaatttctgttTACGATGAATTTGTGATTGTGGGTTGGACTAATTGGAAGGTTCTTAGCATTTACTTTATCAGAAAGCAAATTAACATATCATATGTTGTTTGTTCCTTATTCTTTTATACATTTATGTCATGAACATGTAAAAATTGCATAACGTGTAGGCTTTACATCTGAATTTAGAAAGCTTTCTAAAATGTTCATTTTCTTCTTGGATACTGGTTATATTTATTAGCTACTGGCTTCCAGGTTTTGAATGGTTTAGCATTCTTTTGTGATGTTGGCATGGACCAAAAAGATGAGAACATGGAATGTTGTACTTGCATTATGATATGGCAGGGtagtatttgaatttaaataaagGACAAAGGAAACTTTAGTTTACCTCCATAATATGCTGTGCATATTGTATAAGCTATTCATTCCTTGATTTTTCCCTAACTAAAGTGGTTCATTAAATCTTGTAAATACATCTCTTGTTACCAAAAGATTGGAACTGCTTGTTGAGTAAGTGTAGACTCATCTGGTCCTGTCCGGTTATGTTTTTCCTGTTGGAGTTAGATTATGTTAGTTCTGGTATTTTATGAAGTTGCATTACTAAAGGTATGGTATAAAATTCTTTGGGTGCTGCAGCGGCTTATGTTGTTGATGGTTGTACAGGTGCTTGTTTGTTGTGAAGTTACAGGAGATATTGGGTGGCAACAATTTTTGTGTGGCTTCCTctttttttgttgatatttttcaCTAGCATATAACTGGGCTCTGGTATTCTTGAGATTGCAATTTGCTTGCTATTTTAATTGGTTGCTTTTAGTAAATAGTTGTATACTAGTATATAATACTCCTGTTGCATTCTGCTTGAATAAGTTTCTCTTATGATGTTTTTATTAGACATGATTTGAATCCTTAGATTTACCAGAAGAAGTATGGGTTTTCATTTCACTTTTAGATTTATATGATGGATTAATCAAACTTAGTTAAGGTTAGTCTGTTTGATCCCTTGCTAATATTGCTATGACAATTTACTTCTTGTGTATTATGAGCCCCTGGATTGACAAAAGGTTCTGAGCTAGATGTTAGTTTGCATGGCCGAAAATTATGAAACATTCATTCCATAGGCCTATAGTGATTACATGAACAATGTAGCCTATCTAAATATTTTACTTGGGATTTTAATACactcttaaatttatttttgttagcaAAGCGGATTTGTCAAATGTTTGTCTTGTTAATGAGTTCTGTTTTGGCATTCAGGTGATATACACGGTCAATACTCCGATCTTTTGAGGCTTTTTGAGTATGGTGGATTCCCTCCTAAATCCAATTACTTATTCTTGGGAGATTATGTGGATCGAGGCAAGCAAAGCTTGGAAACAATATGTCTTCTCCttgcatataaaataaaatattccgaGAACTTTTTTCTCTTGAGGGGAAATCATGAATGTGCTTCTATAAACCGtatatatggattttatgaCGAGTGTAAGAGGAGATTCAATATAAGGCTATGGAAGACGTTTACAGATTGTTTTAACTGCTTGCCAGTGGCAGCCCTAATTGATGAAAAAATCCTCTGTATGCATGGGGGCCTTTCTCCTGACCTGCATAATTTAGACCAAATCAGAAACTTATCGCGACCAACTGATGTACCAGATACGGGCTTGCTCTGTGATCTTCTCTGGTCTGATCCAAGTAAAGATGTTCAAGGTTGGGGGATGAATGACAGGGGAGTTTCATATACATTTGGTTCTGACAAGGTTACAGAATTTCTTGAGAAGCATGATTTGGATCTCATTTGCCGTGCTCACCAGGTTAAACAGCCATAATAgtttaatatgcatatatatatatatatatacacatgttcTGTTTCTGAAAATATTCAGGTTGGATTCGTATGTGAACTGTATGGAATATAACTATGGAAGCCAAACATCTTGGTCTGGaatgttgttttaatatttcGAAATTGTGGTTACCTCTTTCATAATGAAACAAGAGCTATTTTACATGTCTTGTAAATGGATGAACTTTCTAGTATTTCCTTCTCCCAAATTTCTTGCCCTCACTGCTGGTATAGTGGCATGGACTACTGTTGCCCGCTTGTTACAGTCTTATGTACTGTCATAGAGGATATGGctttttatatttacatttgaTCCCTGTATGATTAATTAGTGATAAAGTTATGTTATTGTTTGCAGGTTGTGGAGGATGGATATGAATTTTTTGCAAATCGACAACTTGTGACTATATTTTCAGCACCTAACTACTGTGGGGAATTTGATAATGCTGGTGCAATGATGAGTGTGGATGAAACACTGATGTGctcttttcaaatattaaaggcTTCtgacaaaaatttgaaattcaacTTTGGGAGCACAACTACAAATAAACCTGGAAATCCATCGACAGTTTTTGGGAGCACAACCACAGCTAAACCTGGAAACTCTCCTGCAGGAGTCAAGGTAAACTGCAATCATTTACATCAAAGATATGAGTGTAATTtagtgatttcttttttttttatcccccAATGGCACTCAACATTTTATGTATGAAATCGTATGCCTTTTATGTAGATAATGGTAACTTTATTAGGGAGCAAATGAAAGAAAGATGAAGCATAAATAGATGCTTGTTTTTTCAAGGCTTAGAGAAACTATGGTACTATTTATAGGATTATTTCTTAAAGAAGGCTGGTCACTACCTTTGGTCTGGTGAAAATTCTACTTTTCTACTGAACACTACATCATGTAATCTTTAACTGggcttttttcattttatttcatcAAGTGGCATTCAAGGCTTCCTTATATCTCTGAATTTTCTCTTATTGCATTTATGTATGGTCTGCAAGTTTCAGTGCTCTTTCATTCACTCATGCTTTTACATTTCTTTTTGGCCTTGCAGTCCTTCCTTGGTGCCAAGGTATGAGATTTGGTGTTAGCAGATTATAGCCTGCAGGAGATGTACCATCAGCAGCACATTTAGCTCAAGAACACGTAAAAGGTGGTGACAGAAGATTGTGGTCCATTAAGCATTAATTTCACTTGTAATATGtggaaaattgtaaaattttagaggaaaaatatattagaaactAAAGCAAAGCTTGTTTTTCTTGATATAAAAATTGGGTTTGAAGATAAAAAACGGCTGTAATCTGCTTTTTTCTCCTAACCTTGCCTCTGTACACTAATAGATGTTTTATTTGCTGCTATGAATTATTACATATCCCTCTGCTTTTGAGACTTTATGACAAGTGCGGAAGCAAGTATTCCTATACTGGAAATTCAGGGACACAAAAGGGCAGATGGAGAAAGAaaatcttgttttcttttttgacagatcatttgttttctttttggcagATTATTTATCTTTTCCCATTGTTTTATcactttatttttctctttggaTGGACTTTGAAGAGCTTCTAGAGTGATACGTAGTAAATGTGTTATGGATGGTTACTtttgggccttttttttttttttttttttttggtgccctTTTATGAATAATGGTTACTTTGATTTAGATGTAAATATTCATAGAACAACCTGAACAGTGCAGTAATTCCTGTGGGGAGTAGTATCTATAATTTTTGTTAGTTCTTTCTTCGTTTTTGGATTTATTCAGGgagaaaaatgttatatataataataataataataacaagttcAATTCGAGAAAAAGTTATATATGCCAGATTTTCTTATTAACAATTGAAGAAGCAAATGATGAAAACCtaaaaaatatgtattgaattaattacaaaaattcaCATTAGCATATGTAAAACAATTTGGTTCACTTTCTATGATGGAGAATcaattataaacaaattaattaacaagaaGTTCGCATGGTTTTAATTTCAGCCTAGAAAGGAATTGTTCCTTTTCTTATgtcttttgataaaataatcaGAAATATAGAAAAGGAATATATTATGTTGATATGCAGGATTCACATATTGATTACAAAGTTTGACACATTAATATTCTCACCGTTTTAAGCATGACCATGGTggttgcaatttttttattaaaaaaaaaaaaatggagacatGATCCGATTATTGGTAATTTAGTATGTCCtatttatatatcattatttcataaataattcaagCAGCCTGGAGAaagtaatagaaaaataaaaaaaactgagCATAAGTATGCTCATCAGAACGCAACATATGTGtggttatatattatattgctcTTGTTCTTCCTAAATTTTTTTCAGTTTAATCTTGGCACaacattttttcataacaaaacaaatttttttcttttcttttctgttttatgtatttttatcatTGAGGCTATTCAAAATATAAACATTATCATTAAACTGCTTCCTTGAAGACCATAACGAAAGAACTAAATAACTAAAtccaaatcaatgaattaattgttaaatgatgttttttttttttttatcactctcttgtatatattaaattttttattttaaattaattgttagagcatttttaaataattttaaaaaataaaaaacatctttaaacataaaaaaatgaactttaaaataaaaactcctccaacaatattttttatatcattcgtttcacatttattttttcaatttgtttatttccctcttttttttctttttttttttaagagaactccctctcaattattttattatttctctcCATTGCTTCCTTCAAGACCATAATGAAAGAACTAAATAACTAAAtccaaatcaatgaaataattgttaaatgatgtattttttttttttatcactatcttgtatttattaatcttcatattttaaaataattgttaaaGCATTTCCAaggaattttcaaaaacaaagagTAAAAAAACATCATTAAATATAAAGAGTTGAACATTAGAAACTTCTTCAACAATGCTTTTTATATcatatgctttattttattttttcaatatgtttatttccctcttttttttcttctcttttttttttttttttttttttgagaaaattccctctcaattattttattatttctctcCATTTTTCCTTATAAATCTAGCCAAAGCTTCTGACTATACCAGGTCTGTTTAGTTTTTTCTTGGTAAAGGAAATGTTCATTTGCTTTATTTCAACCGTAACATTCTCAAATATGGCTTCTACTTAAGTAGTCAAATTGATGCTATTTCTTCTTAAATTTAACATTAGCTCTGTTTGTGTTTTTTGGATAAAGGTCAAGTTTATTTGCATTTTTCTGATAGAGTACACACTTGGAAATTTGAAGTATTAAACAAAGAATATTGATCATCAGAGTTGGAAGGTTTGGTTCAAAATTGGGAGATCTTGTTGGAATCTATATGTAGATTTCCATGGTTATCAACTTGAAAATCCGTTTTTTCAGAAGACAAAAACTATATGAGCTTAAATACGTATAGATCCATATACAATAGGTATATTATGACCGTTGagatgagaaggaaaaaaatatgttaGGAATTTATAGAGCAAAGAACTGCCAACGTATCTTGAAGATTTTCAAATATGTTCAACCATCTTAGTCAAGCcaacataaaaaaaacaataaatagtaAGACTAATGCTAAGACACCAATTAGTTTATcaagttatttattaaatatagatatgtcattatttaattggttaaaatagaaatataatctaaatatggataaatcaatatttgaaaagataaatataattaaatataagtcaatcacataataatatatgtatatttgataaataactcATAAACTAATTGATACTTATAGTATTATTCAGATAGTATATTAATATAAGATAGTAGCCTAGAAATTTAATTAGCATTTAATTAtactaatatgatattaaatatcGAAagtatatttagttttttaaatttaaaaagtcaattccattttatattttaaaatattaaattataaaataattagagcaaatttttaaaaattgattttttaaaataaaaagcatacaATGATGAAGAGCTGTTTAGGGTTTGTGTTAGGTGCAATTAGCTACAAATCGAAGTGCTCTGTTATTTAATACaatgatgaaattttatttatttattttaactgtATATAGACAGTCCATAGATTctcattaattatattaatattcgATTTTTTATCGTCGCAATTTGAGTGGTTGTGGTTAGTTTGCATGTGACATAAACTGCCAATTACAGACGGCAATATGTCTTAACAAAgttgatttatatatttaattaagaatacACATAATATCTTTGTGTGAAaggaatttgttttttctttgcaaATTATATGAGAGAAATTTGTTGATGATGAAAAACCATACACatacattattatataaacacaTTAAAATATGGTTTCAAATGGATAGGACCATAATTATAGAAGTGGGATAtgtaagattttttatttttatttttttatttttaattacaaagGGGAGGGGGCATTTTCTTACATAGGTTAACGATTGAACCCTAAATTTATAGGTGtagtttaaataattttatcattggaCCAAAGTATTATGTAAGATTAAATTAGtaatcttttttaatataattaaggacttgtattaataaaattgaattaagaaaaacaaataaatttagacCTTAATTGTTAGAAAGATGTAGAAGATGAGACTAATTATAAAATGCTTCATCAATTTGAAATTAGTTAGAGCATCCACGcatttctctactttctttcattttttggaCTTAAATAAAACTTATATTGCACTTTTTGCACcccactttttaaaatttttaatggtcGTCTcgccattatatatatatatatatatagttgaaaaATACATTATGtataaggcttttttttttaaaaaaaaattttgagtacAATATTTTATGAATTGATGTCCTTCACCttcttttcagaaaaaaaaaaaaaaaaaaaaaaaaaaaaaaaaaaaggtgtccTTCACTTCACTTATATCCATTTTATGGTAAAGAAAACATACAGAAAAATAACACATATAGATATGAGAAGGGTACGTCCTACCTTCATATATTTCACCTAACCATGGTTTTgcttctatatacatatatgtatgtatacatgaTGACATTATTTGCTTCctcatttttcttattattattattatttcttttcaaacgaaaaaataattcaaagtcTTTACGctacaattatttttctttattttcatgatAGAAGATcatgactttttttgttttgctatcATTTTTGTAAGTTTTGtctccttttttcattttcgGGGCACTACTTATTGACTTGATTCTTGGTTACTTAAGCAGAtttacttctttctttttttatttttctttttctgtcttTTTCTCCCCAAGGGAAGATGAGAAAAAGTCAATTATGTTATACATTTACTCTATAATTTTACTGACAAACTTagttgaaaaaaattgattaatatggATTACCTAATTTAAAAGTCTTATATTTCTGGGatttccctctttctttctttttgcccCCCCCATTGAATTTGGCATATGCCAGCCTGAATGTAGTTGCAAAATTGTCTACAATGACTGCAAGTCAATAAACACTTTGGATAAAGTGAGCTTCCAATTCAGAAAACTGCTGCATTAATGCAGACCTAAAGTTgagtcagaaaaaaaaaaaaaaaggcccaaaCTGTACCAAACCAAGTGGGTCCCGTAATCAGCATGTAAGAAAAACATCAAGATAGCTTATAGAAGTGTAAAATAGTAGTAtcaatttgtttattgtttttgaTCTGCTGTTCAacatatcaattatatattcattgtaattttttggtgaatgtctcaattatatatatatatatatattcatggtaACCCCTTCTTCTCTCAAATTAATCACACATGTAGGACCCGTGGAAATCGAATTGAGGTGCCAAGTCCAACAACTTATTTAATAATGCCCAAGGCTTTTGGTCCTTGCATTTGACTCCCTTTGAGCCTCTTATCaaaaactttaaatataataatggcATATTCAacattgccccaaaaaaaaaaaaaaaaagataaatacaaaaataaaacaatctaTTCTATATGTACCCTTCAAGAATTAATGAAAGTCTTTTGCTTCTCTGTTATTTctcatttcttatttttccataagTAGTAGAAGTTGTTACAAATAATTATTGTGTATTAGAAATATGTGTTAAGCCTATTCCATAGATGCAGAAGTGATTTTTTATTCAAGcaatatgcaaaatataaagtaatgacaaattaataaaagtagaatttataaaaaaaatcagtaaATACATCGACATTAGAGTTGAATTTTATGTTCTTAAAACAAATTTATCCCATTTAATTACTCATGATTTTATGGCAATCATCTTCAAAAATGCAACAAACTCTTTTGATAACAATAACACTCCAAATTATCAAGATCAACAAACCAAATTTGATTTGAACTCCAATGTATGCAATATTTAATACTCAAACGTAATGAATATATGATTTAAGAATTAAATTcttcaattaataaaataaataaaatgaatatatctATAAAAGTTGAAAGGGTATGaattaatagataaattaaagattttttttaataataagatatttttttaagtaaatatacTATTGATTAAGGGATACCATTTTAAAAGTGATATCCATCATAAATTACTATTTTGTAAAAGATAACAATCTTTATGaaactatataatttatattttataaaaaaatcaccttttaaattttcatttaatactaaaaaattaattaatataattcgAAATTTTCAAACCGAAGCCATATACAGAACCGTATTTTAAAAGATACTTAGACCTGAAAATTAGGTACATTAATCTTTTACCCTTTCTATAAACCGCCGGTCAGAAATAAAGCACTACAAAAACATTATTCTATTCACCCCCCAAAAAACAAGctctacaaaaatattaatttaatggttGCCaccgaaatttttttaaaaaagtgtaaTCACATGAAAAtgtactctttttttcttttctttttttttttttatacgaCAGAACAAGTCATATATGTATGGCCAAAGTCAGTGATGGCATGGACTTGCACATggtctatatattttttgataaatgcaCATGGTCTATATATGGATCTACTAAAAGATGCTTTCACTTATTCCAAAACTTAATAAGCAGATGAGACTTCACAGGAACCGTACGCTGTATTTAAACCATTTATATAAGCAGGCCTACTTTTCTCTCAACTTCTTATGTTTGCTTAGTCAGAAAACAacagagaaaatatataaaattttgtagaAAGAGAAAAGGCTTTACTTATCAGATAAACAAAGAGGAGCCTGTTAATCATACAATTAAGCATTTAAACTGCTTTACATTGTCTGGGTCGTGTGTTTACCAAATCAATTCATTTAATAAGCGAAAAACAAATTGTTTTAGCAGTCCTTGTTTGAAGACAGTTTCATGTATTTGCTTAGTTGTCCCTTTAAGTTTGCATAATCAATAAATGGCATTCCCCATGCTCTAGAACCATTCTTTATATAAGGATACTAAAAATTAACAATGTGCTTGCAGTTACTAAAAATTAAGAGGTTGACATTACTCTACCAAATCACGTGAAAGCCAGTTTTTGAAATATGAGTCAATTTGTGAAAGTCTATCGAAAATGAACTATAAATCAAAtagaacaatattaataaaacattttGACTCAAATAAGGTTGGCTCATcgattaataattaataagctATTCATATTATGCAAGATCTGTGTTCAAGATAGCAAGATaagagaaaattattataaataattaaaaacaacattacGGTAAGCAATAGGAATgagaaaatcaatttgaaaGCCAATACTAAGG includes:
- the LOC107412332 gene encoding serine/threonine-protein phosphatase PP1, which produces MDQSVLDDIINRLLEVRGRPGKQVQLSESEIRQLCVVSREIFLQQPNLLELEAPIKICGDIHGQYSDLLRLFEYGGFPPKSNYLFLGDYVDRGKQSLETICLLLAYKIKYSENFFLLRGNHECASINRIYGFYDECKRRFNIRLWKTFTDCFNCLPVAALIDEKILCMHGGLSPDLHNLDQIRNLSRPTDVPDTGLLCDLLWSDPSKDVQGWGMNDRGVSYTFGSDKVTEFLEKHDLDLICRAHQVVEDGYEFFANRQLVTIFSAPNYCGEFDNAGAMMSVDETLMCSFQILKASDKNLKFNFGSTTTNKPGNPSTVFGSTTTAKPGNSPAGVKSFLGAKV